The genomic interval GTAGAAAGTACCTTTATTCATCTTACCGATCAATACAAGCTTTTCAGAACGTTCAAAGTCTTGTGGTTTAGTCCCACTGTAAATAACTTTCTCAATATCACCTTTTTCATCTTTCATATAGAAAGAGAAATGGTTAGCATCTTTTAAGGCATCATAATAAGTTCCCTTTTCTTTTGCCCAGTGGCCCATTACGTGAAACTCTCTGGAGTCTTTAGCAGCTTCTGTAAAGGTCGAATAGTTGCTGGTATCAGCATTTAAGCTGACCAGAAAACAGACACAGATAGCAATGGTAATTAAGCCAATAATTGCACTTTTTTTCATGAGAATATATCTTTTTTTGTCAAAATTGATGTTTGCAGCTATATATTATATACTGGCTGCCTTTTCATGGTTAAAACATAAACTGGCTCCGCCAATTTAAACAGGACATATAGCTTGCTTACACGAGCCTCCTTACCTAACCCATTAAAAGAGTACACAAAGATAAAAAATATAAGTACCTAATGTCCCTTACACAGCGGCTAATGCTTTAGATGACAAAATATTGATAGTCGGCTGACAAATAAACGACATTATAGGTGGAAAAGTAATTGGATTAGCAGCAGCATGACTACTTAAGACACTCTTTTTTAACCAATTGCGGCAGTTGTTTTCTCACATGCATTACTTTTGGTTTAGAAACACTTCTGATATAAGGATCCCACAAATTACGCTCATAATAATCCTGATGTGAGCTTTCTGCCGGATAAAATACCTGAAATGGTTCCAGTTCTGTAACAAAACTACCGGGATAGTATTTAGCGGCCTCCATGTCTGCCATAACTTTGGCAATTGTCTTTCTTTCTTCAGGACTGCGATAAAAAGCAATCGAGCGGTAATCATTTCCAACATCAGGCCCCTGTCTGTTTAATTCAGTAGGGTCATGGGCAAAGAAAAAAGCATGCAGGAGTTGTCTATAAGAAATCACTTCCGGATTGTAATAAACCTGAACTGATTCAGCATGACCAGTATTCTTACTCAAAACATCTTCGTAAGTGGGATTTGCAGTACTTCCACCGGCATAACCACTGATGACTGTATTTACTCCTTTCAACTGGATCATACTTTCCTGCATCGCCCAGAAGCACCCCCCTGCAAAAGTGGCTACGGCTTCATTTGATTTACGCATGGGTAAAACGGCAAATCCGTTATTACTTGCTATTTGCTGTTTTCTGTCTGAACAGGAAACAAATAATAAACTGATCATTAATAGAAATATGCCTGTTTTCATCACTGGATGACCATATGAATCATTCCTCCATACCAATATACGAAAACCCGGCTGTGCAGATTTCAATCAGAATGTCATATTGACCCTAAACAAAAAATCCGCAACGTTTTAGACGTTGCGGATCTGATATAATTTAGCAGAGGCTTATGGCCAGATACCTAAGTTCATATAAGAAACAGCAATTTTGTCGATTGAACCAACAAAAGCAGCAGTTCTTAAAGTCTGAATACCAGGTTTAGTCAAAAGAGTCTCTCTGATTTCATGATAAGAATGAATCATTGTATCTTCTAATCCTGAATTTACTAATTCCAATTCAGAAGCACCTTTAACAATCATTAAGCGGTGTTCAGCAGGGATACTCTGACCTGTTAAGCTTTCCAGTGTATTGATCAGGTTAGCATTTGAGTTTTCTGCATAACGTTTTTCCATACGGCCAAAAGCTACGTGAGAAAGGTTTTTCAACCACTCAAAGTAAGAAACAGTTACACCACCTGCGTTACAGTACATATCAGGAATGATAATACCACCCATTTCAGTGAAGATTTCTTCAGCTTCAGGGGTACACGGTCCGTTTGCACCTTCAGCGATAATTTTCGCTTTGATGTTTCTGATATTTTCTGCTGTGATTTGATTTTCCAATGCCGCAGGAACAAGGATATCACATGGCTGCTCTAATCCTTCCATAGAATTTTTAAATTCTTTGGCTCCCGGGAAACCCAGGATTGAACCTGTTAATTTACGATGTGCGAACACTTCATCAACATTCAGTCCGTTCTCATTGTAAATAGCGCCTTCGAACTCGCAAAGACCAACAATCGTAGCACCAAATTCAGTAAGGAATTTTGCAGAGTGGTATCCTACGTTTCCTAATCCCTGAACGATAACTCTTTTGTCATCCAAACCAGCTTTAAGACCGATCTTATGCATGTCTTCTGTTACTCTTACACATTCTCTTACTGCATAAGCAACACCACGGCCTGTAGCTTCTTTACGTCCGCGGATACCATGTAAAGCAATTGGCTTACCGGTAACACAACCTAATGCATCCAGCTGACCTGGGTTCATTGTCATATATGTATCAGCAATCCAGCTCATTTCGCGTTCTCCGGATCCATAATCAGGAGCAGGAACGTCAATACCAGGACCGATGAAATTCTTTTTAATTAATTCTGTAGTATAACGACGGGTGATATTTTCCAATTCACCTGTTGTATAGTTTTTTGGCGTAATTTTAATTCCACCTTTTGCACCAC from Pedobacter sp. WC2423 carries:
- the msrA gene encoding peptide-methionine (S)-S-oxide reductase MsrA, which gives rise to MISLLFVSCSDRKQQIASNNGFAVLPMRKSNEAVATFAGGCFWAMQESMIQLKGVNTVISGYAGGSTANPTYEDVLSKNTGHAESVQVYYNPEVISYRQLLHAFFFAHDPTELNRQGPDVGNDYRSIAFYRSPEERKTIAKVMADMEAAKYYPGSFVTELEPFQVFYPAESSHQDYYERNLWDPYIRSVSKPKVMHVRKQLPQLVKKECLK
- a CDS encoding Glu/Leu/Phe/Val dehydrogenase, whose protein sequence is MATTANETNFFTDVCKNFDNAAQFTGHPEGLLSQIKACNSVYRFQFPIRRGNGFEVIDAWRVEHSHHMSPTKGGIRYSEMVNEDEVMALAALMTYKCAIVNVPFGGAKGGIKITPKNYTTGELENITRRYTTELIKKNFIGPGIDVPAPDYGSGEREMSWIADTYMTMNPGQLDALGCVTGKPIALHGIRGRKEATGRGVAYAVRECVRVTEDMHKIGLKAGLDDKRVIVQGLGNVGYHSAKFLTEFGATIVGLCEFEGAIYNENGLNVDEVFAHRKLTGSILGFPGAKEFKNSMEGLEQPCDILVPAALENQITAENIRNIKAKIIAEGANGPCTPEAEEIFTEMGGIIIPDMYCNAGGVTVSYFEWLKNLSHVAFGRMEKRYAENSNANLINTLESLTGQSIPAEHRLMIVKGASELELVNSGLEDTMIHSYHEIRETLLTKPGIQTLRTAAFVGSIDKIAVSYMNLGIWP
- a CDS encoding cytochrome c maturation protein CcmE, whose amino-acid sequence is MKKSAIIGLITIAICVCFLVSLNADTSNYSTFTEAAKDSREFHVMGHWAKEKGTYYDALKDANHFSFYMKDEKGDIEKVIYSGTKPQDFERSEKLVLIGKMNKGTFYASKILMKCPSKYNNDLVEIKQDGQVKRYK